The sequence GTGTTCGTGCTGGTAGGCATGTGACTTTGGATGTGCAGTGAGCGAAATCAAAAGCTTTCATACCAGTTTTGAACTACAGCCAACAGACTTTACgaccctctctgtctttgtctctcaaataaaagaacaaacatgCGTTGCAAAAATATAACGCTTTTTTTTGCAGAGTAAAAATCTCCAGTAATGACTGGCCAGCGGAGGCTGCTCTCACTGTGGGTGTGGCTGCTGCTCATGGCAGCTCTGTGCTCAGGTGTAGAAGGTAAGCGTGGAGGCCTCTTCAAGGGTCGAGGAAAAGGTGACGACGACAAAGCGCCTCCCGCTAAGAACCGAGGCCTCTCCAAGCAGGGCCTGAAGTTGGCCGGGGCAGCTGCAGCTGGGATACTGGGTGGCACAGGGACCGGCTACGGGCTGAAGCTCTTTGGTAAGCCAAAGCACGGATCTGGGAGTCATCACAGCCATAAGAAAGCCTCCTCTGAGCAAGACCACCGGCTTTACCACAATGAAAGCCAAAGATCTCCCAACCAGTCTCTCTGGAGAGCCTTTGCGAAGGCGGCTGCCCCCGCTCCCACGACCAACATCTTCCTCACACTTGGACACGCGGTGTCTTTCCTTATCGCAGCCTGGATAGGAGACATTTAACTAATCTGATCACTGGGAAAACGATCAAtcatcaaatgaaatgaagtaaAAGCTGCTTTGAACAAACTATGCTTCCTGTCCTTTATTGTTTAACGTAGGGTGATGATAATTATGGTAAGATTTCTTTGAGTGCAGGGTACAATATATTTTGGGGGACTTTAGCAACCTCTATAATCAAAAGACTCATCAAGCtatttgaataaaatgaataaagaacTTGAGCTGGATATCAACATACATTGTTAATATCAATATACACTGTTGATATCAATAAACACATGTCTAGACTAGAGGACTACGACTATTTTCTGAATCAATCAATCTGCCTTTTAACTTAGTCtccaaaacagaaataaatatgtaaataaaagttagttttttttaaattaaataacatgGATGGAATGCATCActgttaaaaaatgtaaaaagctttGCTTAAATATATTCTAAAGTCATCTAAAGAAAGGTTTTctaattcagaaatgttgtgTCAGAAACCGCATACATGAttgttgttaaaacaaatgGTGTCTGAGAGTAAACTGCAAGCAACGATACTGGTTTGGAAACATACATCATTGTCTTTATTCTATATTTTGATGTCaagaatatgtgtgtttgtgaaatgaCATCATTTAGGCTGAGACACTCTTATtgtgttatgtattttattgaacACATCCTGACAAACCATGTTAGTAACCCAGAGCGTTTACAACTACACGATTCACACAGGTGCCTATACTCCCGAAATGAGCTCAATGACCCAGTTACAGAATATCTACACCCAAAGGGAGATAAGTGCACTTCACAGATATTCTACAGCCTAGATAGtatgaaaatgtcaaattgtCATTACAAATTGACAGGGAGCCTTTAGCGAGGATCAACAACAGGAAAGACATTTCAAAAGAATTTGAAAACAAATGACCACGAAGATTCATAGAATAAAAGTGAAATGTggagaaagacaaataaatctCTATAAAACAGTGCAAATTATCACTTCCAGATATACTGTCAACAATTGGACAGTTTTCCCTTGACTTTCTTTGTTATATAACAGGCTAAATAACTATCAATTTATCAACAACAGATTGAGTACACCAGTGTCAAGCGGACTGAATAAGTcagataaaagaaaacaacctgGAACAGTAAAATAAtcacaaacaggaaggaaaAATGACAGATAACATAAACATGTACAGATgacatcacaataaacaaaccCATTCGGATGAAAAGGAGGGCAACCTTTTCATTCCTGGAGAGATGCAGACCACTACAGAGCAGACATAAGTACTTACAGACTCGCCAACACCtgacctgtgaccatgtgactgTGTCAAGAGAAGAATCAGGTGATGAGAGAACGATGCGGAAATGACCCACAAAAGCTTGGAAATTCTGGaaagaacaaataataaaaatctcCAAACCACTCCAGCAGTATTCATGCACAAACCAGGCAGATTTAAACCGGCGCTTCCAGTTCAAGTGTTAGTCTCGACAGTAGATACGACATGAACATACTGTGAGCGATGAGTAAAGGTACAATTAAAAGCTTACAATTAGTTTTGCGATGCCACAATTTAGGGTCAAAGTCTTGGACCTCATCTGTTCCAAACCTCCATCAAGGACCTCAATCCAACCGCAGCTTTCACCAAACTACATGTCGGACTACACAGATTTAAAGCGGCAGGCGCTATTTTCAACAAATGCACTTCTTGTTCTCAACTGCTGCGGGCATGGTAGCACATCAAAGGTCAGTGACGCCTTTACTAACTATTACATGCAATCCTGGATTTCACAGGCAACAAATAGTGAGTTTATTGCAGGATAGTAAACCATGTGTTAACATGTTGATGATGATCAACACGATAACTGGTAGATCACATTAAGGACCGAAGCATTCTCATTTATAacaaatgttcttgttttggtgAGTGGTCCTCAGAGAAATAAACCCAGCTCTATATATTTGGTCCCATTGccaaatacaatctttattaagCATAATTAACCAATTTAAAAATCTGTCTGTTGAATTGTCCTGCACGGATAAAAAGTGACTAATGTtagttgaatgtttttttgtagaTAAATACAAACCTAAATGTCACATTCCTATTTTACACAGTAGCAGTCGAACTGTCACAATAAATTGTCACAAAAACTAAAGAACCCTGAATAAGTTATCTATACATTCAGTGCTTCATAATGTGGGGCGCCAAATAAAGAGAAACAACGTAACAaagatgcaaaaataaatcattgaAAGAGTTTACAGGAAAAGGTTAGTGCAGCTTGTACAACACACGCTGATGATCTAACTGTAACATGGTTAAATGACTGCTGCCTCTTAAAATGGACTCCTTTAGTTACTATATTTACCAACATGTGTTGATAATAGAGAGATGACTACATGAGACCCAGAGAGCTTGCTATGCAGATAATATACATTAGCAGTATGTGGACATGCAGATATAATGGAGCAAGTGGAAATCCATTTGGGGTTTAGTAAACGGAAGACTAATTGCTCTCACTGGAGAAGGAGCATGCTGGACATGAGCATGAGGAGGGAGGTGAACAGTTGCATCACGCCGTAGGTCAAAGGGCTGCTGCGACTTGGCTGTAATTGTTGCTCAGCTTTTCGTTCCTGCAGAAAGCGCTCAGAGTATTCCATGTACTTCTCAACACAGCGTCGGGACTTCAGTTGCTCAATTAGGGCCGGGTATCCAATCTCCTCAATGCTGACGGTGTCACCGTCATCTCTATGCTGATCTTTAAGAAGGTCAGTGCTGTTCAAACACTGCTCCATGAACTTGTCGTAAGACTCTGCCCGTGGCGGAGGGTTGTAGACATAATCACGTCCGTAGTCTTTCTCGTCTGTGGACTTGGTGCCGTAACGTTGGTACATGTAGCTGTTGTAGTGCTGCTCTTCTTGGGGTTGCGGAAATTAAAGTGTGGGCGAGGGAAGCGCCCAAGTCCATATCCAACGGCCATCCCGGCCACAGCACCAACGCCTGCTGCCAGCATGGCTTTTTTGGCAAAACCTGAAGACTTGGGCTGGTAACCCATACTCTGCACAGAACGAGAGAAAGGAGACCCTCCCATCCCTTGTCCATAGCCTCCACCGTGTCCATAGCCTCCACCGTGTCCATAgcctccaccatgtccatagCTTCCACCACCAAAGCCGGGACTGTGGATCTTATTATTTGGGTTCCAGTTGGGGGAACCACCAGCCCCTCCACCGGGATAACCCCCTGGATATGCACCAGGCTGACCCCAACCCTGTCCTGTATTCCCCCCTCTGACTGGGTAACCACCTGCAGCTGGATACTGGTTGGGATATCCTCCTGGGTTGCCAGCTCTGCCTGGATATTGGTTGGGATATCCACCTGCACCTGGATAGCTACCTGCAGGGTTCTGGTTGGGATATCGTCCTGGGTTTTGGTTAGGATAGCCCCCAGCGGCCGGATATCCACCTGCAGGGTTCTGGTTTGGATAACCTCCAGGATTGGCTCTAGCGGGATACTGGTTTGGGTTACTTCCAGCTCCTGGATAACTCGGTGGATTTTGTCTGGGAATTCCTCCTGGATTTGTGTTGCCTGCTCCTGGATAACTTCCACCAGGAGGATATGGGTTGGGGTTACGATTGGGACTCTGCGGCTGTCGAGGGTAGTTTCCTGGCTGAGAAGATGGCTTTGATTGCGTCCCACCCCTGCTGGAAGAGGtttttttgctgctgctactgcttcCTCTTTTAGCCCATGTCGATTCAGTGTTCAGGAGAAACACAATAAGAAGGGACACCAGGAACATCCCACCCATTTTTCCCATATTGGCCCTAGAGAGAAAAGTGTAAAGATCATAAGAATAATGAAGCATTCCAAAAACAAATATTCCTTTCCTTATTATGTTAGGATGACACGAAAAATAGCCCAGTGCTGCCTTTTCATTTACCAATGACagactatttattattatataagtatTTAATATTCTTATATGCGCCCGACAGGAAGACATCCTTATTCAATCCAAAAACAGAATGTTTCAACGATATTCAAGCGGAGCACGTGCACCATTATTCCCTTAACACTTGGTATATCTTAAAGAAATAGGTCTAGATGATTTAATAAATCCCAAACCAGCCAAACCCACTGAGTGAACCACGGCCCGTATTTATTTACGTATCCCGTCCATTCGCTTACATAACGCTTCATCATATACTGAGCTGCTTTGTTCTCTCGCCTtcctacaaagacacaaataacaGCAATATGGCGCATAACTGAATTATCTCTTACCGTGAACTGGCGGTCTGTCTATGCGCTTCGACGGTAACTCGGCGATAATGCGTtgttgtcttctctctctctccgctcggTTATGTGCTCTGACTCGGGTGGTTTATGGAGCTTATGTGCGCTCGATTTGTGTGCAGCGAGTACCCTGCGGCGGGAACCGAGTGGGGCACAGTTTGCTGCGACGCCCATGCGACGATCATCATGACAAAAAAAcgtcaataaaaacaaaatgtcatattttcaGATGTGATTTACTTTAAGAAGGTCGTGCATTTAATTATTCACGTTTATAACTGGTTTAGCTCCATTTCTGAGCTTACCTGGACAATCTAACAGGTACCACTGACCCTCATTAACtaacaacatatttaacatacaaGGACGATGATTGGGAATAAATACAATACTgtaagaaacaacaacaaaaaacaataattattatgGTTTTAAGAAAGTTACAGTTAATTCGCCTATGTGTTAATAGAAAATAGCACATGATGACATATCTTCTGCATCTGCGTCTGTCACCTTCAAAATGACTGAAAACGAGCGCACCCCCTTGATAGTGTGCGATACTGTAAATGACGTCAATGCCGCTGCAAATGACTGGAACTCACTACAAAACAAGCTCAAACTAACCTCTCTCAACAtattcaaacaaaagctgcaacaagtcatagTTGACTGCTGTATTTGCTGACCAaccctcacttctctctctctctctctcttttacgaagtttattaatttacccatgttgtttttagccattttctcatgtgtttgtcatactgtattttatcggtgctgtttgtgtcacttgtgtgGACTGTGCTACTGTCTCTTGGCAaggtcatcattgtaaatgatcaattgattttacctggtaaAATAAAggtaatatataaacatgttatttatgtatttgagAGGTTTCCAAAGTGTGAGGTTCAGTGAAGCTCAACGCCGTTTCAGGGGAGGTTCAGTGAATGAGGTGAAACCATATGACATCCTTATTACATTATATCATCATATTGAATTGCCTAAATTAGTGCGTTTTGGTTAGGTAGTTCCGAATTGGGAATGTTAgtgtatgtttttttcagaAACAAATACATGAATCAGGAAAGAGTTATGCCAATTGTTGAGTGTCTATAGGATCAACTAACATCAGGATCCCATGGGGTATCTAGGAATATGTCACGAACCCGAGCAAGTGCAAGGTAATGGATGAGGTTATATAAGTATTTTTGGTTTGTTAaattatacaattattattCACACATATGTGCCGTTTTCTAAGTGCCCAGGTCCATCCGGTGCGTCCAGGCACTGAGAACAAGTGCACATCTGACCTCCACCCAGTGGCGTATGTGAGCTCTGGACGGTGAACCCGGAACTGCAGGTATGTGGAGCTGCTCTGTCATTGGAGGACGTCGCTGAGCCGTGACGTCAACGTTGTCGACGGCTGAATACCCGTATGTACTCGGAGCTTTCTATCCGGTACTCGGTGGAAACATGTCGGGGAGGAGAGAGGCTTGCGGAGGAACTGCGTCTTTGAAACGTACACCTGAGACATAAACTGAACGTGAATCTGACGGCGGCGTTTTAATCGAGTTAGCAACACGCCGGGGCCACGTTACTGTTTCACGGGAGCGAATGGACGGATAAGAGACCGACAGCCGGGGATCGATCAAAGGAAAAAGCCTACTAGCAGGCGGCCGGGGCcggtagagagaggggggggacagGGTGCTCAAAACAAGACGGGGTTGCTGCTCGGAAGGGGATGTTATCCGTACTGTCTTATGGCAGACTGGTAGCCAGGGCTGTCCTTGGCGGACTCTCTCAGACGGACAGTCGGGACTACAGCCTGATCACCGCCAGCTGTGGTTTCGGCAAAGACTTCCGAAAGGGGATCCTGAAGAAAGGGATGTGCTATGGAGACGACGCCTGCTTCATTGCGCGGAACTTGAACGCCGATGTTTTGGGTAAGCTCGTATGCGTAAAGCAACTCTGACTCTGGCTTGCACCTGCATGTCGGACACCCTCTGTGCTCTGGTGACCCCCCCAATCCCTGCAGAGACAGTCACAACTCGCACCCCCCTTTGCCCCCGTTATATAATCTTCAACCCGGATACTTGCTCTCATAACGTCAATATATCTGCTCTCATAACGTCAATATATCTGCAATCGTGTCTTTATATGTGCCGTGCCGTCAGCGGGTTGTTTTGAGGCGAAACCCCCGGACGACCTTTCACCTAGTTGAGCTATAACTGAAGAATGCACGGCGGTAATGTAAGATGTTAAACTGGTGAAAGTAGGAGACGTAGATACGCACAAGCACAGGTGGACAGGACTGACAAATACCTTATTGCAACGTCTCAGACTTTGCACGACAATGTCTTGCAAAGGTCAGAATGGTTGAGCATGGAGGCAGCCATGTTGCTACCAGCCTCAGTAGCCTGCTAGCTGAGCTGGGTGCGATGGCTTTGTCCTCCCCGCACAGCTGACAGGAGGGGAAACGCAGCCGGATGCTCGACGAGCCGCGTGCGTTGTTGGACACAGACACGGCGCGGTGCAATGTACAGTCTTACATGTTTAGGCTGGAGATATGACGTTAAGGGAAGCCTTCACGTCTTACACATGGCGGGCATACATGGCGGCGTGGTCTAATCCGTAGTAAACTCTATCCATCGTGACGGtatcaaaaaataataatttaaaaaatgaaaaatatatataaaataatcttTTGCTTGATAACAGTAATGGATGCTGGTCCTTCACATTGCGGAGCgacatttgtgtttctttgcatttcttATTTGAGGGAACTTGCCCCAGTTCAAAGAAGATTTTGCTCTCAAAGGTTTCAAAATCAGTTCAAAGTATTGGCAGAGATGCATGCTCTGATAAGGCACTATAACATGTGCTTTGGAAATATGTTATagccttttattattataagaaTGTCCTCCTTTTTATACAACTCAGACTTTTCAAACActctaaaaaatgaaaaagtaaaCAAGAGGATGTTGGATGACGCAGAGCATCATTTTAATTGAGGACTGCTTGTACCTGAACTTTTACTGAGCTGATCTTCAGTCATCCAATCCAATTAATATTCAATATTACCAAAATAGTTGCGGACAAATTTTCTGTCCGTCAACTAATTGGTTAATCAACCAATCATTTGAGACTGCTCGACATGCTGGTATTGGTTTGCAGATTGGTGAGCACCAAAACAAGAATTAGATTGAAACTGTATTCCTCTTTTTGTTCATCAGGTGTTGCAGACGGCGTTGGTGGTTGGCGTGACTACGGTGTCGACCCGTCTCAGTTCTCCACCACATTAATGAGAACCTGTGAGCGACTGGTAAAGGAGGGACGCTTCACGCCCAGTAGCCCAGTGGGTATCCTGACCTCTGGCTACTTCGAGCTTCTACAGAACAAAGTACCCCTGTTAGGTGAGTACACACAGAGGATGTCTAatattgtacacacacagtcagcgGTTCCTATGTGACCAGCCATACTGCGAGCAATACATTACAAAGCTGCAAGATGAGTTAAACTATGAGTGGTGGCCTTGCTTGGCACATATTACTCATCACAGAGCGTAGCTCCATTTAAATTGCATGTTGAATTAATTTTTCCACCCTGGCAGAAATGCTGCCATTAGGAAATTGAGACTGCGTGACCGTGTGGAGATAAACAGTTTTTCTTTGACGCGGGCTAAACATTTTGTTACATACCAGACCTGAAAGGTCAAGAATTCTTCTGTAACTGACACTGCAGGAGGGTtgaacaatttttttaaaccgTCCACATGACAAACATGTGACTACGGTCACATTTCTTCTGAGACTGTATCTTTGCGTAGCACATGCACTAAATGCTAacctcctcccctcttgtcACGATGTTTGTAAAATGGCCTACTTTTATTTTGGGAAGCTGTTAGAAGGTCTGCTCGCGACCTTCACTGCTCAAGGTTATTTGGAAGGTTGTCCCCTAATACTGCATTGACTGGTGATCTGGGACAAGCATGTTTCCTGATCCCTGTGTCCCCCCTGCCCTCCCCTCATCCTTTTTCTACATGTCTGTACTCactggaaaatatatttttgcattttcacAACTGCCATCAATTTATTTTTCGCTGATCTTTCGTTAACGTTTATCCAATATAATATCCGTAACCTTTTATTCTTGGTTTGTTCTCCTCTGTAGGGAGCAGCACAGCCTGTATCCTGGTTCTGGATCGACAGAGTCACCGGCTACACACCTGCAACCTCGGTGATTCGGGCTTCCTGGTGGTTCGGCAAGGAGAGGTGGTTCATCGCTCAGACGAGCAGCAGCACTATTTTAACACGCCCTTCCAGCTGTCCATCGCGCCTCCGGGATCTGAAGGGGTGGTGCTCAGTGACAGGTCAGCGGCTCAGTGTTGGATACAGGCATGCAAGCCACGTGTGACtggaatttaaaataaatgataaatcaaAATGATTCATTGGCGAGACTTGTAGCTTTACAAGACAGCAATCGTTATACAAGTTCCTTATTTGAACTTCAGTTGAGCTACTTAAAATACTACACTTATGAGCACAAGTCATGTGATGGTGAACATTTGTTCTGCCTGCCTCTCTTTTGAATCAGGCAGGTTATGTACATCACCATCATGAATCTCAACTTGGTTTAACATGAAGTGTATTCCAGGCAAAGAATGGTCAACAACACAAATCAATCTTTATAGatgatacctttttttttaaatgatagaTCTGTTACTGTCTCTAGACAATTGCAGCAACTATGTCATTCCAGAATATTCCAGCGATAAATACTATTTTaagaccaaaacacacacgATGCACAAGGATACATCATCTGCTTTTCAAGTCACCCAGATACTGAAGGTGTCACGACTTGATTCTGACAGTAGCAGCATTGTTAACGAGGGATAAACCTTGTGTAAACCCTTTAAAACAGTCTCAAGGtcctgtttttaaattattaacacCCTCACTGGATTAATCCTGTTCTTCTGgtgtgaaataaagttgaaCATTTGGCTCTTCAACAGGGAGACATTCCTTTTTGAGgtacatttatttctgtatgcAGTGCcaccttaaaataaaaacatcctcGAGACGAAGCATGAACATCAGGTGAAAGGCTCTCAGTTAATAGTCTTGGGTAATGGAGCCAGCAAGAAACAGAACCTCTTGCAAGGACGCACTGGGCAGTCTGCTTCCAAGTCAACTGTCAGAGTGACCTCCGACCGGCTTAATGCCATGTTGGAATCTCTTGGCAGCAGCTCCGGTGCCACATGCTGTCATTACACTTGTGACTGATCTTTCCGTGCCGGTCTGTTTCCTCCAGTCCCGAAGCAGCTGACAGCTCCTCGTTCGACGTGCAGCTCGGTGACATCATCCTGACGGCGACCGACGGCCTGTTTGACAACATGCCAGACTACATGATTCTTCAGGAGCTCAAAAAACTTAAGGTGTCGCTTCTGGAATATCTGCTTATTAATGCTTTCACACATACTGCATCTAGTTGTTAGTGAACATATTTAATGTCTTTTGAAATGTAAGGATTTCCCCTTTTTGATCTTTTCAGACTTCCAACTATGACAGCATCCTGCAGACGGCACAAAGTATTGCAAAGCAAGCTCACGACCTTGCCTACGACCCCAATTATATGTCTCCTTTTGCACAGTTTGCCTGTGACAATGGTCTGAATGTAAGAGGTAAATATACCGTGCTTCAGACGCCGTGTTTTTGGTAGTACACATACTTGAAGTGGGGCTATTATTCTAAAATATATGATGGACCATGTAATTATTGTATATGATTGTAAattaataatagaatatattttgCAAATATCTTTTAGCTGCATGTACACCACAGATCCTCacactctttttcttcttgctgTGCAGGAGGGAAGCCAGATGATATCACGGTGCTGCTGTCAATTGTGGCCGAATATACGgactgaaagtgtgtgtgtatgtgtgtgtgtgtgt is a genomic window of Cyclopterus lumpus isolate fCycLum1 chromosome 12, fCycLum1.pri, whole genome shotgun sequence containing:
- the LOC117740211 gene encoding LOW QUALITY PROTEIN: calcium-binding protein P-like (The sequence of the model RefSeq protein was modified relative to this genomic sequence to represent the inferred CDS: inserted 1 base in 1 codon); protein product: MGKMGGMFLVSLLIVFLLNTESTWAKRGSSSSSKKTSSSRGGTQSKPSSQPGNYPRQPQSPNRNPNPYPPGGSYPGAGNTNPGGIPRQNPPSYPGAGSNPNQYPARANPGGYPNQNPAGGYPAAGGYPNQNPGRYPNQNPAGSYPGAGGYPNQYPGRAGNPGGYPNQYPAAGGYPVRGGNTGQGWGQPGAYPGGYPGGGAGGSPNWNPNNKIHSPGFGGGSYGHGGGYGHGGGYGHGGGYGQGMGGSPFSRSVQSMGYQPKSSGFAKKAMLAAGVGAVAGMAVGYGLGRFPRPHFNFRNPXEEQHYNSYMYQRYGTKSTDEKDYGRDYVYNPPPRAESYDKFMEQCLNSTDLLKDQHRDDGDTVSIEEIGYPALIEQLKSRRCVEKYMEYSERFLQERKAEQQLQPSRSSPLTYGVMQLFTSLLMLMSSMLLLQ
- the LOC117740212 gene encoding protein phosphatase PTC7 homolog gives rise to the protein MLSVLSYGRLVARAVLGGLSQTDSRDYSLITASCGFGKDFRKGILKKGMCYGDDACFIARNLNADVLGVADGVGGWRDYGVDPSQFSTTLMRTCERLVKEGRFTPSSPVGILTSGYFELLQNKVPLLGSSTACILVLDRQSHRLHTCNLGDSGFLVVRQGEVVHRSDEQQHYFNTPFQLSIAPPGSEGVVLSDSPEAADSSSFDVQLGDIILTATDGLFDNMPDYMILQELKKLKTSNYDSILQTAQSIAKQAHDLAYDPNYMSPFAQFACDNGLNVRGGKPDDITVLLSIVAEYTD